The genome window GTGAACGCTGCTCCTTCTACGACGCAAAAAGTTCACGGTATTTATAATGAATTGGCAGACTGGTGTGGCTCTAGATGCCGAGAATTGATGGATGAGCATAATGCGTCAAGTAAAGTGAATCTGGAATATGAATTTGAATACAGCTATGTAAATGGAAGCGCAGAAGTTCTGGGTAGCGCGGGACCGTTACTTTGGAGTCTTGGTTTAGGCTTTAATAGTGGCGTATATGGATTTGCATCTTTAGGATTGAATACGAAACATTTTGAAATAGGTGTTTCCGCAGGCGTTTGGAATAATTTCCGTGATTACGAGCATGAGGGAATTGAATATGAATCCCTTCTGGGCCTTTTACCATCTGTTCGTGATGTTGCAGGTACCTCACATTCGGCAGGAACTGCCTTATTAGGTTTTTATACGTCTCTTTATTTTGGCTCAATAAGTCTAGAAGTTTCTGCAAGTATGTATGATGTGGATCTGGAAAATAAGCGTCTTTCCAGAGAGCCTACAATTTTTACCATGTACACTACAGTTGGTTACCGCTTGGATAAACATTGGAGTGTTAGGGCTGGGGCCGTTAACCTCCAGGGCAGCGGCGTAGAGGATATGGTCTGGTCCGGATTTGCCGGCGTCAGCTATTTGCTTTAATTTTCTGCGACAGTTTCAGATTGCACTGTTGCAGAGTCCTTGGCGGCGGCGCGGGCTTCTCTTTCCTTAACCTCCCGCTGGGAGAAAACGCAGCCGCAGAAATTCTGGCGGTAAAGATGGTACTGTTCCGAAAGCTCGGTGGAACGCTTGAAGCCGCCCTTCTTCTTCAGGTCCGTGGGCAGTCGCCTTACGCCGTATTTCTGGCACTGTTCTTCCATCACGTCGTTCAAAACTTGGGCGTCCTTCATGGGGCTGATGGTAAGGGTGGTGGTAACGAAATCTGCGCAAAGTTCTTTTGCAATACGTGCGGATTCTGCCAGGCGCATCTCGAAACATTTGCGGCAGCGTTTGCCGCCTTCCGGTTCATTTTCAAGACCACGGACGAACTCATAAAATTTCTTGGGTTCGTAAGGTCCTTCAATTAGCGTCACCGGATTCTTCGTGGGGAACTCCGCTACAAAGCGCTTGATTTCTGCAACGCGAAGGCGGTACTCCTCGTCGGGAGAAATATTGGGATTGTAGTAGAAAACCGTAATCCTGAAAAATTGCGACAGATACTCAATGGAATGGCTGCTGCAGGGGGCGCAGCAGGCGTGGAGCAGCAAGTGCGGCACTTCGCCACGCTTTTGCAAACCCCGGATAATATATTCCAGGTCCCGCTGAAAGTTGTGCTTAGGCAGCTTACCTTCCATCTTGTTATCCGATTACAGCGTAAGTTGCAGTAAGCCAGTAGCAAATAGTAGTTACTACGGCCAAGGGCCCCATAATCCATTTTTCCTTATAGCTGGTGCTGAAAAACAGGGTTGCCATGTAAAAGGACATGTAGCACGCAAAGAAAAATGCGAAGATGATGGTAATGATGTTAGGCAAAATGTTGCAGGCTACTTCGGGTAGGACGTGACCTGCAGTAAGCAGGAACCACATGGCTACAAACTGCATGATGATGGGCATGACGAACGCGGGGCGGATTTCTTTAGGCATGACCCTGTACTTGCCATTCATGGCGTACATCCCCAGAGGGGCGCCGAGGGCAAGGGCGATATTTAGACCCAGACTAGGTAAAAACGTAATTGCGCCGACAACTGCAGGAATAATCATAGAGACAAATATAGTTAGGTTAAGGCAAAGCTGATGCTGAGTCAAGCTCAGCATGACGAGGTTGAGAAAATAAAAAAAGACGCTCTTCGGAAAAGGAGGTAACCAAAGAGCGTCAAGGGAGTGTTTGTGTTTGGGTATCCATAAAATACATATTCTAAGTTGGAGTAAGCGGTGGAATCGTACTTTTCTTGTATACTGAAGTAAACAGGCGTTTTTTGCTCAAAAGCTGAAAACGCCGTTTTTTTACTAAAAAAGCCATTTTAGCTGGATAATTCCGTGTACAGGGTGAAACTTTTGATGTTGCAAACGCCTAAAAGTAACCACCATTTCGCTTTGAATGTGGCTTGTGCCGATGGATGTTTCTGTACGGATGAGGGTGTTTTTCTGGGGCAGTCCCTTTGGGAACTGGAGGACCATACGGGCCTTGATTTTTGACGCTGGATGGTAGGTTACGTATACCTGGGACTGTGGAATAGAAAAGCCTTCTCCACGGGTAAGGCGGCTCTTGATGGCTCCTTCCAGGGTGAATTGCTGGAAATATTGCGAAGAAACTTTCGCCCGCAGGTCGTTATCCGGACAGTGGCTTTCGGCTTCCAGGCAGGTCCAGCTGAACATTCCCCGCAGGAGGCTAGGGCCTGATTCTGCGGAAACTTTCAGGCGGCCTTTTAACGAAACCGCCTGCTGGGACGAATTCCCGAGGGAGTCGGTTTCTATCGGGATGGAAACTCGGGCGTTTGCGGATAGCCTGCTGTTCCATAGGGCGGGGAAGGTGGCGGTGACTTGCTGCGTCCCGGTGAATTGATCCTTCAGGAGGGTGGGGCTTAGTCTTGCGATTTCCGGAATGTCCGTTCCGTGAAAGTAGGCGGTAGTCTGCCAGGAAAATTGCGGCGGTTTGCCATCGGGACTTTTCGGGATGTTTTCGCCAGCAGGCTTTGCAGTAGTTTTCTGATGGAGACGCAATTTCAGGAGAGGCAGGTCTTGCCCCCGCTGGTACCAGCCGGCCATTTCCATCCACGGGGACTTTAGCTGGACTCCTCCGGATGCAAGCGCCCGTGGCGTCCGGAAACCATCCCAGTAGAACGCACTTACGGTAACGTTCCTTGCGGGATTAAAACCTAGGGCTCCCTGCCAGCGGAGGGACGTATCCAGAACTCCCTGGATGTGGAACGCTCCTATGGGATACGATAATGCGGTTCCCCACAACGTGTCCGTCGGTATCTGGCTGTGTAATTCCCTGGTGGCAATTTGTCCGAAATAGGCTTCGCTTCCGTCGTTTTTATAGGCCAACTGGGAGAAGGATCCCAGGTGCAATGAATAACGGTAAAACCGTATATTCACATCTGTAAACTGCCGTTCCAGATGGCCTAGCGAATCCATTCGTGCTGTCCAGGAAACGTAGCCCTCCGGCGTCAGGGACGGAGTTTTTCTTGATGGTTTCTTTGCGGTCTTTTTCTCCGCGCATGTTTCCAATGCCAGCGCCTGGGACAGGAGGCACGCCTCTTCAAAATTCCCGTCCTGGATCATGTCCAGAAGTTCGGAAGCTTCCTCCGCCGTAACCAAACCGTCATCCCACCAGTCAAAAATTTTCGCCTGGTCAATGGACTGATCCGACGCCAGTGACGGGAATGCTTGTGAAAAAAAGAAAACCAGAAATAAGATGAATCTAGAAATGTACATGGGAGACCTCTCCCTATACACGTTGTTTTGCCCCTGTTTGTACAATTTATTTTCGTAAAATTTTATGGATTTCTAATTTTGGGCCATGGCAAATTCAAACTGGTCTAAAAAGCCCAATAAGGGCTCCTGGGGTAAAACTCCTTCTCGCATGCCTGCTCGTGGTGCTGATGCTCTGGGTAGTGCCTTCATTCCTCATATGAAGGCTCCCCGTACCGAGTTTCCGCTGTTCAACGGCAAACGTGTCACGCCTTCTCTGGCTGGACTGGAAAAGTTGATGCTCTACTATGGTGTAGAACTTCAGCAGGAAACCCTGAAGCAGATTTGGGAATACCACCAGTTGATTCGCGCCAATAACGAAGACCAGGATTTGACTCGCCTGAACGCTTTTGAAACTATGGTGGAACGCCATTATGCGGACTGCACCTTGATTAACGCTTTCGTGGAAAAGTGGCCGGCTCGCATGATTGACGTAGGCAGCGGCGCTGGTTTTCCGGGTATTCCCCTGAAGATCGTGAATCCCAAGATCAACTTGACACTTTGCGAACCCCGCCCCAATCGAATCAACTTCCTGAACATGGTGATTGAAAAGTTGGGCCTGCAGAATATTGATGTGTTTGGCCATAAGGTCACAAGCCATAGCATGACCATTCCCGTGGATGGCGTCATTAGCCGCGCCTTCGAACTGATGGAAAAGACGTTTCCCCGCCTTCAGAATTCACTGAAGATTGGCGGTCGTGTCTTCTTCATGAAGGGTCCCGCTGCCGCAGATGAGTTGAAGACTCTCTGTCCGGAAGACTACGGCTACAAACTGCTGGAAAAACATTTCTACACCATTCCCAACAGCACCCAGGAACGCTCTCTCGTAATCTTCGAAAGGGTTAAATGATGCAAAGGGGCGGAGCCCCCAATCAATAAACTCCACCAGAAGTTCAATACCATAACAAATTGAGGAGGTACTTTAGTACCCCTCAACGAGCGAGGCAAGGAAAGCAAGTGCAAGGCACTTGTGATGCCGCAGACTAGCGACGGGGTTCCAAGGGGCAGAGCCCCTTGTATCATTATCAGAATTTGAACAGCATGCCGAAGCGCATCTGACCGTCGCGGACACCGTCGTTGTCGCCTACGTCCTTGATGGTGGCGAAGTCAAACTGCAGCATGTCGGACAGCATGAAACCGAAACCGAAGTCTACTTCGCTACGCTTACCGGTTCTGTCGTACAGATAACCTGCACGGAGAGCGATGGTGTTGGCGTAGGTGAATTCAGCACCCAGGTTGAATACGCCCTGGAGTAGGGAATTCTTTGCAGTGGTCAGACCTTCTCCGCCACGTTCGGGGTAGAGGATGGACTTCCAGCAAGAGATGTAAAAGGGTTCAGGATTTCCCTTGTTGTCGTCGTACACCACTTCGCGGTTATAGTCTGCCGCAATGACCAGCTTGTAATCCGCGAGAGCCAGCACTTCGTAGGAAAGTCCCAGACGCCAAGTCAGAGGAATGGGGTCTTCGATGGTCTTGTCCACGTAGTAAACGCTAGGGCCGATGTTTGCAAGAACCAATGCCAGGTTCA of Fibrobacter sp. UWR4 contains these proteins:
- a CDS encoding epoxyqueuosine reductase QueH, translating into MEGKLPKHNFQRDLEYIIRGLQKRGEVPHLLLHACCAPCSSHSIEYLSQFFRITVFYYNPNISPDEEYRLRVAEIKRFVAEFPTKNPVTLIEGPYEPKKFYEFVRGLENEPEGGKRCRKCFEMRLAESARIAKELCADFVTTTLTISPMKDAQVLNDVMEEQCQKYGVRRLPTDLKKKGGFKRSTELSEQYHLYRQNFCGCVFSQREVKEREARAAAKDSATVQSETVAEN
- the rsmG gene encoding 16S rRNA (guanine(527)-N(7))-methyltransferase RsmG gives rise to the protein MANSNWSKKPNKGSWGKTPSRMPARGADALGSAFIPHMKAPRTEFPLFNGKRVTPSLAGLEKLMLYYGVELQQETLKQIWEYHQLIRANNEDQDLTRLNAFETMVERHYADCTLINAFVEKWPARMIDVGSGAGFPGIPLKIVNPKINLTLCEPRPNRINFLNMVIEKLGLQNIDVFGHKVTSHSMTIPVDGVISRAFELMEKTFPRLQNSLKIGGRVFFMKGPAAADELKTLCPEDYGYKLLEKHFYTIPNSTQERSLVIFERVK